A window of Halomonas sp. GFAJ-1 contains these coding sequences:
- a CDS encoding coproporphyrinogen III oxidase, which produces MAHEHLDDVKHYLLDLQERLCAGLAAADGRASFKEDSWEREEGGGGRSRVIEHGAVFEKGGVNFSHVFGAKLPPSATAVRPELAGRSFHAVGVSWVLHPENPHVPTSHGNVRFFIAEKAGEPPVWWFGGGFDLTPYYPVFEDAVHWHHVAKTACAPFGEEIYPRYKAWCDEYFYLKHRDETRGVGGLFFDDLNEGSFEDCFAFQRAVGDSFLEAYLPIVERRREDAWGERERDFQLYRRGRYVEFNLVWDRGTLFGLQSGGRTESILMSMPPLARWEYAFTPEAGSPEAKLNEYLVPRDWLAEAAQQGET; this is translated from the coding sequence GTGGCACACGAGCACCTAGACGACGTTAAACACTACCTGTTAGACCTGCAGGAACGGCTATGTGCCGGCCTTGCCGCCGCCGATGGTCGTGCCAGTTTCAAGGAGGATAGCTGGGAGCGTGAGGAGGGCGGCGGCGGGCGCTCTCGGGTGATTGAGCATGGCGCTGTGTTTGAAAAAGGCGGTGTGAACTTCTCCCATGTGTTTGGTGCAAAGCTCCCGCCCTCTGCCACGGCGGTGCGGCCTGAACTTGCTGGGCGCAGCTTTCACGCGGTAGGTGTTTCCTGGGTGCTGCATCCTGAAAATCCCCATGTGCCTACGAGTCACGGCAACGTGCGCTTTTTTATTGCTGAAAAGGCAGGCGAACCCCCCGTTTGGTGGTTTGGCGGCGGGTTTGACCTGACCCCTTACTACCCTGTGTTTGAAGACGCCGTGCACTGGCATCACGTGGCAAAAACCGCCTGCGCGCCCTTTGGTGAAGAGATTTATCCTCGCTACAAAGCGTGGTGCGATGAGTACTTTTACCTCAAGCATCGTGATGAAACCCGGGGCGTAGGCGGGCTGTTTTTTGATGATTTAAATGAAGGCAGCTTTGAGGACTGTTTTGCCTTTCAGCGAGCCGTTGGCGATAGTTTCTTAGAGGCTTACCTACCCATCGTTGAGCGGCGCAGAGAAGATGCCTGGGGAGAACGAGAGCGGGACTTCCAGCTTTACCGTCGCGGTCGTTACGTGGAGTTCAATCTGGTCTGGGACAGAGGCACGCTGTTTGGCCTGCAAAGCGGCGGTCGCACTGAGTCGATATTAATGTCGATGCCGCCATTAGCGCGTTGGGAGTACGCCTTTACGCCCGAAGCGGGTAGCCCAGAGGCGAAGCTTAATGAATACCTAGTGCCCAGGGATTGGCTTGCTGAAGCCGCCCAGCAGGGCGAGACATAA
- a CDS encoding shikimate dehydrogenase — MADRYCVFGNPIKHSKSSLIHGEFGRQTQQPMTYTTELAPLDGFAAAWQAFVEQGGRGANVTVPFKGEAFALCDTLSHRAKRAQAVNTLIAGGNGRTYGDTTDGIGLVRDLAYHGVPIQDKRVLVIGAGGALRSVLEPLLAEKPRELVVVNRTAEKASQLAQDFADLGPVKGGGFDTIEGQFDLVINGTSASLTGDLPPLPDLLFTQQAWAYDMMYGSEPTVFLQWAGPRGAKLLDGLGMLVEQAAESFFLWRNVRPDTAPVRSQLRQSLNFSD; from the coding sequence ATGGCTGACCGTTATTGCGTCTTTGGTAACCCTATCAAACACTCTAAATCATCGCTGATTCACGGGGAGTTTGGTCGCCAAACCCAGCAGCCCATGACCTATACCACTGAGCTTGCACCGTTGGACGGGTTTGCTGCGGCATGGCAGGCGTTTGTGGAGCAAGGCGGGCGCGGGGCGAATGTGACCGTGCCCTTCAAGGGTGAGGCTTTTGCACTATGTGACACCCTTAGCCACCGTGCCAAACGTGCTCAGGCGGTCAATACCCTGATCGCGGGGGGCAATGGCCGTACCTATGGCGACACCACCGACGGCATAGGGCTTGTTCGTGACCTGGCTTACCACGGCGTGCCCATTCAAGATAAGCGCGTGCTGGTCATTGGCGCGGGTGGTGCCCTACGTAGCGTGCTGGAACCGCTGCTGGCTGAAAAGCCCCGCGAGCTGGTGGTGGTGAATCGCACCGCAGAGAAAGCCAGCCAGTTGGCGCAGGACTTTGCTGACCTGGGCCCGGTGAAAGGCGGTGGGTTTGACACCATAGAGGGGCAGTTTGATCTGGTTATTAATGGCACCAGCGCCAGTCTTACCGGAGACTTACCGCCGCTGCCTGACCTGCTTTTTACCCAGCAGGCCTGGGCTTACGACATGATGTACGGCAGCGAGCCAACGGTCTTTTTACAGTGGGCGGGACCCCGTGGCGCCAAGCTGCTGGATGGGCTAGGTATGCTGGTAGAGCAAGCTGCTGAATCGTTTTTTCTGTGGCGTAATGTACGCCCGGACACCGCGCCAGTGCGCTCGCAGCTTAGGCAATCGCTAAATTTTAGCGATTAG
- a CDS encoding tRNA threonylcarbamoyladenosine biosynthesis protein RimN produces the protein MESAELKAAVSALRSGGVIACPTEAVWGLSCDPDNDEALAHLMRMKARDPAKGVILVAASIYQFQPWLNQLPLALHAPLAASWPGPNTWLVPDNGRSHGLVRGAHQCVALRVTDHPLMKALCEAFGGPLVSTSANRAGDPPAMSAEEVASIFGDDVAAIAPGALGGNARPSTIRDLVTGKVLRQ, from the coding sequence ATGGAATCAGCTGAATTAAAGGCGGCAGTGAGCGCGCTGCGCTCGGGAGGCGTTATTGCATGCCCCACCGAAGCCGTATGGGGGCTTAGCTGTGACCCGGATAACGATGAAGCGCTGGCGCACTTAATGCGTATGAAAGCGCGTGACCCTGCCAAAGGAGTCATTCTGGTGGCGGCCAGTATTTATCAATTTCAGCCCTGGTTAAATCAGCTGCCGCTTGCCCTTCATGCCCCCTTAGCCGCTAGTTGGCCAGGGCCCAATACATGGCTGGTGCCGGATAATGGCCGCAGCCATGGGCTTGTGCGTGGCGCTCATCAGTGCGTGGCGCTGCGGGTAACCGACCATCCTCTGATGAAAGCATTATGCGAAGCGTTTGGCGGGCCGCTGGTCTCCACCTCCGCTAACCGCGCGGGAGACCCGCCTGCCATGAGCGCTGAAGAAGTCGCCTCGATATTTGGTGATGACGTCGCTGCTATCGCACCCGGTGCATTAGGTGGCAACGCTCGCCCAAGCACCATTCGTGATTTAGTCACTGGCAAGGTGCTTCGCCAGTAA
- a CDS encoding peptidoglycan-binding protein, which produces MAARKPLYYSVFGALLMCIALLVSHPVLGWERLRSDAPERYEVVRGDTLWGISARYLRSPWQWPELWQANPQIRNPHLIYPGDVLVLGRCQGAPCLTLERGQSVVKLTPQMRTVPEREAIAPLPMDVVRAFLREHRVLEEGESLRELAYVVGGENRRLISGAGDTLYVRGELPARARLGIYRQSDPYLANDGTPLGIEMINIGEARQLSSEGDIARVEVLSAYQEVRNNDILMALEDREQEEIFQPRAPLNSLSGHIIAVPGGVRFIGRLQVVAVDLGTQDGLQPGHVLRVDQQGELVNDPRTDELIQLPATEAGQVMVFKPYNRVSYALVMQASNVLTVGDVARTPVR; this is translated from the coding sequence ATGGCGGCAAGAAAGCCTCTTTATTATAGCGTCTTTGGCGCCCTACTAATGTGTATAGCCCTGCTGGTGAGTCATCCAGTTTTAGGCTGGGAGCGGCTGCGTAGCGACGCGCCGGAGCGGTATGAAGTGGTTCGCGGCGATACGCTGTGGGGTATTTCTGCGCGCTATTTACGTTCCCCCTGGCAGTGGCCTGAACTTTGGCAGGCCAACCCGCAAATTCGCAACCCCCATCTTATTTACCCAGGCGATGTGCTGGTGCTAGGCCGTTGCCAGGGCGCCCCCTGTTTAACGTTAGAGCGGGGGCAGAGTGTGGTAAAGCTGACCCCCCAAATGCGCACCGTACCGGAACGGGAAGCGATTGCTCCCCTGCCCATGGACGTTGTGCGGGCTTTTTTGCGCGAACACCGAGTGCTGGAGGAGGGTGAGTCGCTGCGGGAGCTGGCCTACGTGGTGGGTGGGGAGAACCGACGCTTGATTAGCGGCGCAGGGGACACGCTCTATGTTCGGGGGGAACTTCCCGCGAGAGCACGGCTGGGCATTTATCGCCAAAGCGACCCCTATCTTGCCAATGACGGAACACCGCTGGGTATTGAAATGATCAACATTGGCGAGGCGCGCCAGCTAAGCAGTGAAGGCGATATTGCTCGGGTAGAAGTGTTGAGTGCCTATCAAGAAGTACGTAATAACGACATTCTGATGGCGCTTGAAGATCGTGAGCAAGAGGAGATCTTCCAGCCTCGCGCACCGTTAAATAGTCTGTCTGGTCATATTATTGCAGTTCCTGGGGGCGTGCGTTTTATTGGGCGCTTGCAGGTGGTGGCGGTAGACCTCGGTACTCAAGACGGCCTTCAGCCAGGACACGTGCTGCGGGTAGACCAGCAGGGGGAGTTGGTTAATGACCCGCGTACTGACGAGCTTATCCAACTGCCTGCAACAGAAGCAGGCCAAGTGATGGTCTTTAAGCCTTACAACCGCGTGAGCTATGCCTTGGTCATGCAGGCATCGAATGTACTTACCGTGGGTGATGTGGCACGTACACCGGTTAGATGA
- a CDS encoding peptide deformylase, which produces MAKLPILEFPDERLRTKAVAVETVDDEVRQLVDDMLETMYDARGIGLAATQIDIHRRVVVMDVSDDNSQPLVLINPRYEPMGEEKEPLSEGCLSIPEYYAEVPRFLKVKLNALDRNGEPYELEADGLLAHCIQHEYDHLEGVLFVDYLSPLKRDRVLRKMQKRHKLMQDA; this is translated from the coding sequence ATGGCCAAACTTCCTATTCTCGAATTCCCCGACGAGCGCCTGCGTACCAAGGCGGTAGCGGTGGAAACCGTTGACGATGAGGTTCGCCAGCTCGTCGACGATATGCTGGAGACCATGTATGACGCACGGGGTATCGGTCTTGCGGCCACGCAAATCGATATACATCGCCGCGTGGTAGTGATGGATGTTAGCGACGATAACTCCCAGCCGCTGGTGCTTATCAACCCACGCTACGAGCCGATGGGTGAAGAGAAAGAGCCGCTCTCCGAGGGGTGCCTGTCCATCCCTGAGTATTACGCCGAAGTACCGCGTTTTCTCAAGGTAAAGCTCAATGCGCTTGACCGAAACGGCGAGCCCTATGAGTTAGAGGCTGACGGCCTATTGGCACACTGTATTCAGCATGAGTATGACCACCTAGAAGGCGTACTGTTTGTTGACTACTTATCGCCACTCAAGCGTGACCGGGTGCTGCGAAAAATGCAAAAACGCCACAAGCTAATGCAGGACGCTTAA
- a CDS encoding AAA family ATPase produces MDAELSQRITRLLDHVDHWLPPAPTPVDWNIHVAAIWQRHPLGGWLVPVPPRDALTLDDLLGIERQKLALIDNTRAFLQGHPANHALLWGSRGSGKSSIIRALLNSLAEEGLRLIQVDRHDLCSLPLLVEQLRHMPQRFVVYCDDLSFEGNDDAYKALKSVVDGALTGPPENVLLYATSNRRHLLPESMDDNSGSRLVGEELHHGDAVEEKISLSDRFGLWLGFHPFSQATYLEVCEHWVSHLGKPQDWNDTTKAEAVRFATLRGGRSGRTAWQFAAHWVGRKRLQEKR; encoded by the coding sequence ATGGATGCTGAATTGAGCCAGCGCATTACGCGCCTGTTAGATCATGTCGACCACTGGCTGCCGCCTGCACCCACGCCGGTGGATTGGAACATTCATGTGGCGGCGATTTGGCAGCGCCACCCCTTGGGTGGGTGGCTGGTGCCGGTACCACCACGCGATGCGCTGACATTGGACGACCTGCTGGGTATTGAGCGGCAAAAATTGGCCCTCATTGATAACACGCGGGCGTTTCTACAAGGACACCCCGCTAATCACGCGCTGCTATGGGGTTCTAGGGGAAGCGGGAAGTCATCCATTATACGCGCGCTGCTTAATTCGCTGGCTGAGGAGGGGCTGCGGTTGATCCAAGTGGATCGTCACGACCTTTGCAGCCTTCCTCTGCTGGTAGAGCAGTTGCGCCATATGCCACAGCGCTTTGTGGTGTATTGCGATGACCTCTCTTTTGAGGGCAACGATGACGCTTATAAAGCGCTCAAAAGCGTGGTGGACGGTGCCTTAACTGGGCCGCCCGAGAACGTCTTACTCTATGCAACTTCCAACCGTCGCCATTTGCTGCCGGAATCGATGGATGACAATAGCGGCAGCCGCTTGGTTGGCGAGGAGCTGCATCATGGCGATGCGGTGGAAGAGAAAATTTCGCTCTCAGACCGGTTTGGGCTATGGCTTGGGTTTCACCCCTTCAGCCAAGCGACGTACCTTGAGGTGTGTGAGCACTGGGTTAGCCACCTTGGCAAACCCCAGGATTGGAACGATACGACAAAAGCAGAGGCCGTTCGTTTCGCGACATTGAGAGGAGGGCGTAGCGGTCGAACCGCCTGGCAATTTGCGGCCCACTGGGTAGGCCGCAAGCGGCTGCAAGAAAAGAGATAG
- a CDS encoding methionyl-tRNA formyltransferase: MSQLRVVFAGTPDFAASSLAAVLESQHQVVAVYTQPDRPAGRGRKLTPSPVKQLALEHEIPVYQPASLKNADAQAELAALEADVMVVVAYGLLLPQAVLDTPRLGCINVHASLLPRWRGAAPIQRAIEAGDSASGVVIMQMDAGLDTGAMLYEVRTPITARTTGGELHDRLAIQGANALVNVLDELDSGNLTATPQPEEGVTYAAKLSKAEAELDFHQPAEQLARKIRAFNPWPVAWCTLGNDRLRLLMASVESSEQPSSLPGTLLEHGEDHLRIACGEQGQEVLCVSRAQLPGGKAMAVRDLLNARQTPLTTGAQLGLPAPQQGANQ, from the coding sequence ATGTCTCAGTTGCGCGTTGTTTTTGCTGGCACGCCTGATTTCGCCGCTTCAAGCCTCGCCGCCGTGTTAGAGAGCCAGCATCAGGTGGTAGCAGTTTATACCCAGCCTGACCGCCCTGCAGGCCGAGGACGCAAACTTACCCCTAGCCCGGTCAAGCAACTTGCCCTTGAGCATGAAATACCGGTGTATCAACCTGCCAGCTTAAAAAACGCGGACGCCCAAGCCGAATTAGCGGCGCTGGAAGCTGACGTGATGGTCGTTGTTGCCTACGGCTTGCTGCTGCCCCAGGCCGTTTTGGATACGCCGCGATTAGGCTGTATCAACGTACATGCCTCGTTATTACCCCGTTGGCGCGGCGCGGCGCCTATTCAGCGGGCTATTGAAGCCGGCGACAGCGCCTCTGGTGTAGTCATTATGCAAATGGATGCAGGGCTCGATACCGGCGCAATGCTTTATGAAGTACGAACGCCGATCACCGCGCGTACCACCGGCGGTGAGCTGCATGACCGGCTCGCCATCCAAGGGGCAAACGCGTTGGTTAACGTGTTAGACGAACTGGATAGCGGCAACCTAACCGCCACTCCACAGCCCGAAGAGGGCGTGACCTATGCAGCCAAGCTAAGTAAAGCGGAAGCCGAGCTAGACTTTCACCAGCCCGCCGAACAGCTAGCGCGTAAGATTCGCGCTTTTAATCCCTGGCCGGTGGCCTGGTGCACGCTGGGTAATGACCGCCTACGTTTATTAATGGCCAGTGTTGAATCCAGCGAACAGCCGTCCTCACTGCCCGGCACGCTGCTTGAACATGGCGAGGATCACCTGCGTATTGCCTGCGGCGAACAGGGCCAAGAAGTGCTTTGTGTTAGCCGCGCGCAACTACCGGGGGGCAAAGCCATGGCCGTACGTGACCTGCTCAATGCCCGCCAAACACCCCTAACGACTGGCGCCCAGCTTGGGCTGCCCGCACCTCAACAAGGAGCTAATCAATGA
- a CDS encoding ribosome biogenesis GTPase Der, giving the protein MTPVIALVGRPNVGKSTLFNRLTRSRDALVADFPGLTRDRKYGNGMLGGKSYTVIDTGGISGDEEGIDAAMAEQSLAAIDEADIVLFLVDARAGLNVADEAIANHLRVNQKKTWLVVNKTDGLEEHSAMADFWKLGLGDPWPIAAAHGRNVSLLIDTVLEPFPERDASIPADTGSKGIRIGVIGRPNVGKSTLVNRLLGEERVVVFDEAGTTRDAIEIPFERNGKPYVLIDTAGIRRRKNVREIAEKFSIIKTLDAIKECHVAVMVLDARSGLVEQDMHLLDYVLTTGRALVLAINKWDGLESDAKEKMRAEIKRRLGFADYAEIHFISALHGTAVGDLYPSIERAFNAANAHWSTNRLTTLLQDAVSQHPPPMVNGRRIKLRMAHQGGSNPPIIVVHGNQTASLPEAYRRYLTNTFRKVLKVRGTPMRFEFRTGDNPFDHMAGASDKEKAKKRELNRTKEARKSRR; this is encoded by the coding sequence ATGACACCCGTCATTGCTTTAGTCGGTCGACCCAACGTGGGTAAATCGACGCTGTTTAACCGCCTGACGCGTTCGCGTGATGCGCTCGTGGCCGATTTTCCTGGCCTCACTCGTGACCGCAAATATGGCAATGGCATGTTGGGCGGCAAGTCATACACCGTCATTGATACTGGCGGCATTAGCGGTGATGAAGAAGGCATCGATGCCGCAATGGCGGAGCAGTCGTTAGCTGCTATTGATGAAGCCGATATCGTGCTGTTTTTGGTTGATGCCCGGGCAGGGCTAAACGTCGCTGACGAGGCCATTGCCAATCACCTGCGTGTAAACCAGAAAAAAACCTGGCTGGTAGTGAATAAAACCGATGGCTTGGAAGAGCACTCGGCCATGGCTGACTTTTGGAAGCTTGGCCTGGGTGACCCCTGGCCCATCGCTGCCGCCCACGGGCGTAACGTATCGCTGCTAATCGATACCGTACTAGAGCCGTTCCCTGAGCGCGACGCCAGCATCCCTGCCGATACGGGCAGTAAAGGGATTCGTATTGGTGTGATTGGCCGCCCGAACGTGGGTAAATCCACGCTAGTCAACCGCCTGCTTGGCGAAGAGCGCGTGGTGGTGTTCGATGAAGCCGGCACCACCCGGGATGCCATCGAAATACCCTTCGAGCGTAATGGCAAACCTTACGTATTAATTGATACTGCCGGTATTCGGCGTCGTAAGAACGTGCGCGAAATCGCCGAAAAGTTCTCGATCATCAAAACCCTCGACGCGATCAAAGAGTGCCATGTTGCAGTGATGGTACTCGATGCACGCAGCGGTTTGGTTGAACAAGACATGCACCTGCTGGATTACGTGCTAACCACTGGCCGAGCGCTAGTGCTAGCCATAAACAAGTGGGATGGCCTTGAGAGCGACGCCAAAGAGAAGATGCGCGCGGAAATTAAACGCCGTTTAGGCTTTGCCGACTATGCCGAGATACACTTTATCTCGGCTCTGCACGGTACGGCGGTGGGTGATCTATACCCTTCGATTGAACGCGCCTTTAACGCCGCTAACGCACACTGGTCAACCAACCGGCTGACCACATTGCTGCAAGATGCGGTAAGCCAGCACCCACCGCCGATGGTCAACGGGCGGCGGATCAAACTACGGATGGCCCACCAGGGCGGCAGCAACCCGCCTATCATTGTGGTACACGGCAACCAGACCGCGTCGCTGCCTGAGGCTTACCGCCGCTACCTGACCAACACCTTTCGTAAAGTGTTAAAGGTACGCGGCACACCTATGCGCTTTGAATTCCGTACGGGCGACAATCCGTTCGACCATATGGCGGGCGCCAGCGATAAAGAGAAGGCTAAAAAGCGCGAGCTTAACCGCACCAAAGAAGCGCGTAAAAGCCGCCGCTAG
- a CDS encoding peptidase: MRWLRPLAITALCASIAACATSPTGRSQLLLLSNDQLNQMGQQAFAQYQQDVPTADQASHRYVQCITNAIVDVLPAEQRDLDWQIRVFESEQPNAFALPGGYMGVNTGMLNIATNQHQLASVVGHEIGHVIANHANERASTQSATSLGLSVISSTSGMQTPGGQQLMGVLGMGAEYGIALPFSRRHESEADIIGLQLMAQAGFDPRESVTLWENMQAASSGGAPPAWMSTHPSQGQRIQGLQANMDQALANYEQARNSGRTPNCPRP; the protein is encoded by the coding sequence ATGCGTTGGCTTCGTCCATTGGCTATTACTGCGCTGTGTGCCTCTATAGCGGCGTGCGCCACCTCCCCAACCGGCCGATCACAGCTGTTACTGCTTTCAAATGATCAGTTGAACCAAATGGGTCAACAAGCCTTTGCTCAGTATCAACAAGATGTGCCTACCGCTGATCAGGCAAGTCACCGCTATGTTCAGTGTATAACCAATGCGATTGTTGACGTACTCCCCGCTGAACAGCGTGACCTCGATTGGCAAATCCGTGTCTTCGAGTCTGAGCAGCCGAACGCGTTTGCGCTACCCGGCGGCTATATGGGGGTCAACACGGGCATGTTAAATATAGCCACCAATCAGCATCAGCTTGCCTCTGTGGTAGGCCACGAGATAGGCCACGTTATCGCTAACCACGCCAACGAGCGCGCCTCTACCCAAAGCGCGACGTCACTGGGCTTATCGGTCATTTCCAGCACATCAGGCATGCAGACCCCCGGGGGCCAGCAATTAATGGGCGTGCTAGGCATGGGGGCAGAGTATGGCATTGCGCTCCCCTTCTCACGCCGCCATGAAAGTGAAGCCGACATTATCGGCCTACAGCTGATGGCCCAGGCCGGTTTCGACCCTCGGGAAAGCGTCACGCTATGGGAGAATATGCAGGCGGCCTCCAGCGGTGGCGCACCGCCCGCCTGGATGTCTACCCACCCAAGCCAAGGCCAGCGAATCCAAGGGCTTCAAGCGAATATGGATCAAGCGCTGGCAAATTATGAACAGGCACGCAACAGCGGCCGCACGCCCAACTGCCCGCGTCCCTGA
- a CDS encoding DNA protecting protein DprA: MDAKEWLVVNALPGMGAHRITQLVARGPQWPQGWLAALPSAAATALRLWLEHPERSPLQSVVNDTEAWLQAGPNRHLLHRDHPAWPTLLNQLPDPPVVLWAQGDLSALEGPKLAMVGTRRPTSEGSGNAQAFARELAQRGWCIVSGMALGVDGVAQRAALATGGHSIAVLGCGVDVIYPARHRDLYEQLSTAPGGLLLSEHPPGTVARPAFFPRRNRIVTGLSLGTLVVEATEKSGSLVSARLALEQGRELFALPGSLHNVQARGCLHLLRTGATLVRHVDDILEELQHWASSFLPPELKPVADATGVVETSGTVPPADHLLSVLGTSPTPIDVLVQSTGVTVSECQQRLLMLELEGHVTQQAGGWVRLARPW; this comes from the coding sequence ATGGATGCCAAGGAGTGGCTGGTAGTGAATGCCCTGCCCGGTATGGGCGCCCACCGTATTACTCAGCTGGTGGCTCGCGGGCCACAGTGGCCCCAGGGCTGGCTGGCGGCGCTGCCCAGCGCGGCAGCCACGGCGCTGCGCTTATGGCTTGAACATCCAGAGCGCAGCCCGCTGCAATCTGTGGTAAACGACACCGAAGCCTGGCTCCAGGCTGGCCCTAATCGTCATCTGCTCCACCGTGACCACCCCGCGTGGCCCACGCTACTTAACCAGCTACCCGACCCGCCCGTCGTGCTTTGGGCCCAAGGCGATCTAAGTGCGCTAGAGGGCCCCAAACTTGCGATGGTGGGAACGCGAAGGCCTACCTCAGAGGGCAGCGGTAATGCCCAAGCGTTTGCCCGCGAACTTGCCCAGCGTGGCTGGTGCATTGTTAGCGGCATGGCGCTGGGAGTCGATGGAGTCGCCCAGCGCGCTGCGCTGGCGACCGGTGGGCACTCAATTGCGGTATTAGGCTGCGGCGTTGATGTCATTTATCCCGCCCGTCATCGAGATTTATACGAGCAGTTAAGCACCGCGCCAGGTGGGTTGCTGCTTTCCGAGCATCCGCCGGGAACGGTTGCCCGCCCGGCATTCTTCCCCCGTCGTAATCGAATTGTCACCGGCCTCAGTTTAGGCACGTTAGTGGTAGAGGCGACCGAGAAAAGCGGTTCACTGGTGAGCGCTCGTTTAGCCCTTGAGCAGGGGCGCGAGCTGTTTGCCTTGCCAGGGTCGCTGCATAATGTGCAGGCGCGCGGCTGTTTGCACCTGCTACGTACCGGCGCCACACTTGTACGCCATGTGGACGATATACTTGAAGAACTGCAGCACTGGGCTAGCAGTTTTTTACCGCCTGAGCTGAAACCGGTTGCCGACGCTACGGGCGTTGTTGAGACAAGCGGCACTGTACCGCCCGCTGACCATCTATTGAGCGTCTTAGGTACCTCGCCAACGCCAATTGATGTGCTGGTTCAGAGTACTGGCGTCACGGTAAGCGAGTGTCAGCAGCGGCTATTGATGCTAGAGCTAGAGGGCCATGTTACGCAGCAGGCAGGCGGTTGGGTGCGTTTGGCACGGCCATGGTAG
- a CDS encoding outer membrane protein assembly factor BamB: MTISLTKPLFSKQLLRVALGAVALALLAGCANKGEPAYTPKELRSFEETSSLDSVWRRNVGDGLGRARYPIAPTREGDTVFAADATGLVMALNADSGEREWQTQLDTPISSALNAVAGNLYLGTRNGEVFALNQRDGSVRWRSRVASEVLAAPQANQQLLLVQSIDGQVTALDRASGEERWVYTSSQPALTLRGTGTPMTIDPVTFVGMANGRLTTLDNRNGQPLWDMQIATPRGRSEVERLVDLSGQPVLSPDGRLFVTSYNGRVVALEATQGGVLWESNLSSRHTPILVGNLLFVVTDNSHVVALDANSGQEIWRNNSLEDRWLTAPAFADGRLVFGDFEGYLHLLDAREGDIVGRTRVHRSGISVRPVTEGNIIHVQANNGRLETLEITP; this comes from the coding sequence ATGACGATCAGCCTGACAAAACCGCTTTTTTCCAAGCAGCTACTGCGCGTGGCGCTAGGCGCTGTTGCCTTAGCATTACTAGCGGGATGTGCCAACAAAGGCGAACCCGCCTATACGCCTAAAGAGTTACGCAGTTTTGAAGAGACCTCATCGCTGGACAGCGTGTGGCGTAGAAACGTAGGCGATGGTCTAGGCCGCGCACGCTACCCCATCGCCCCCACCCGTGAAGGCGATACGGTATTTGCTGCTGACGCTACAGGCCTGGTGATGGCGCTTAATGCGGACAGCGGTGAGCGTGAGTGGCAGACCCAGCTGGACACGCCTATCTCAAGCGCTTTGAATGCCGTGGCAGGCAACCTCTACCTAGGCACCCGCAACGGTGAAGTGTTCGCGCTTAACCAGCGTGATGGCAGCGTTCGCTGGCGTTCACGGGTCGCCAGCGAAGTTCTGGCCGCCCCCCAGGCTAACCAGCAATTACTGTTAGTACAAAGCATTGATGGTCAAGTAACCGCGCTAGACCGTGCTAGCGGTGAAGAGCGCTGGGTGTATACCAGTTCGCAGCCAGCGTTGACGCTGCGCGGCACCGGCACACCCATGACCATCGACCCGGTTACCTTTGTTGGCATGGCCAATGGCCGATTAACCACACTGGATAACCGTAATGGTCAGCCACTGTGGGACATGCAAATTGCCACACCACGGGGGCGCAGTGAAGTTGAGCGCTTGGTCGACCTATCCGGCCAGCCAGTGCTGAGCCCGGACGGCCGCTTATTTGTGACCAGCTATAATGGCCGCGTTGTTGCTCTGGAAGCTACCCAAGGGGGTGTGCTGTGGGAAAGCAATCTGTCTAGCCGTCACACGCCCATCCTGGTAGGCAACCTGCTGTTTGTGGTCACCGACAACAGCCACGTGGTGGCTCTGGATGCTAACAGTGGCCAAGAAATTTGGCGCAACAACAGCCTGGAAGACCGCTGGCTAACGGCGCCCGCCTTCGCGGATGGACGCCTGGTATTTGGCGATTTTGAAGGTTACCTGCATCTACTTGATGCGCGTGAAGGCGATATCGTCGGCCGCACCCGCGTGCACCGTTCAGGTATTAGCGTACGCCCGGTGACTGAAGGCAACATCATTCATGTTCAGGCGAATAATGGTCGCCTGGAAACCCTGGAAATAACTCCATGA